The Pseudomonadota bacterium genome has a window encoding:
- a CDS encoding ATP-binding protein gives MDDNNRFYIERTLESFFKKASMQFPVMLVTGARQVGKTTFLKHLEEKGRTYITLDDPLVLSLAKEDPALFMQRFPAPVIIDEIQYAPELLPYIKIGVDRAQKPGLFWLTGSQQFHVMKGVSESLAGRVGITQLCGFSRREATGQGKGLKPFLPLLDVIQQKIETSRSISLKELFSIIWRGSFPFMVINDEIDRNLFYSSYVQTYLQRDIRDLARVGDEMVFLRFLRASAARSGQLLNLADLARDADVAPNTAKSWLSILQASGIIYLLEPYHTNITKRLIKTPKLYFLDTGLCAWLTEWSSPETLEAGAMSGSILETWIMSELLKAWWHSGLKAPFYFYRDKDQKEIDLLIIQDGIIHPLEFKKSASPDKNMIKHFQVLQKLNMPVGSGGIICLAQESLPLTEKFMSIPVGTL, from the coding sequence ATGGACGATAATAATAGATTCTACATAGAGCGAACATTAGAAAGCTTTTTCAAAAAAGCTTCCATGCAATTTCCTGTCATGCTTGTAACCGGTGCGAGACAAGTAGGCAAAACAACTTTCCTTAAGCATCTTGAAGAAAAGGGCAGAACATATATAACACTTGATGACCCTCTTGTGCTGAGTCTTGCCAAGGAAGATCCGGCACTTTTCATGCAGCGCTTTCCTGCACCTGTTATTATTGATGAGATTCAATACGCACCTGAATTACTCCCCTACATAAAAATAGGGGTTGACAGGGCACAAAAACCGGGACTTTTCTGGCTTACAGGCTCTCAGCAGTTTCATGTGATGAAAGGGGTGTCTGAGTCGCTGGCAGGCAGGGTAGGTATTACTCAATTATGCGGTTTTTCAAGGCGGGAGGCTACTGGACAAGGCAAGGGGCTAAAGCCTTTTCTTCCTCTGCTCGATGTAATACAACAAAAGATAGAAACCAGTAGAAGTATATCCTTAAAAGAATTGTTCAGTATAATCTGGCGGGGCTCATTTCCATTCATGGTCATTAATGATGAAATAGACCGCAACTTGTTCTATAGTTCTTATGTACAGACTTATCTGCAAAGGGATATCCGCGACCTTGCCCGGGTAGGAGATGAAATGGTATTCCTGCGCTTCCTTCGGGCGTCCGCGGCACGGTCCGGTCAGTTGTTAAATCTTGCAGACCTTGCACGGGATGCCGATGTTGCACCAAATACCGCAAAGAGTTGGCTCTCCATCCTTCAGGCATCGGGCATCATATATCTGCTTGAACCTTATCATACAAATATCACCAAACGTCTAATAAAAACTCCCAAATTATATTTCCTAGATACGGGACTATGCGCATGGCTTACAGAATGGTCAAGCCCGGAAACACTTGAAGCCGGCGCGATGTCAGGCTCGATTCTTGAAACCTGGATTATGTCTGAACTACTTAAAGCCTGGTGGCATAGTGGTTTGAAAGCGCCCTTCTATTTTTATCGGGATAAAGACCAAAAAGAAATTGATTTATTGATTATACAAGATGGTATTATACACCCTCTTGAGTTCAAAAAAAGTGCCTCTCCTGATAAAAACATGATAAAGCACTTTCAGGTTTTGCAAAAACTCAACATGCCCGTTGGCTCTGGGGGAATCATCTGTCTGGCCCAGGAGAGTCTGCCATTAACAGAAAAGTTTATGTCTATCCCTGTTGGCACTCTGTAA